A genomic stretch from Lepisosteus oculatus isolate fLepOcu1 chromosome 7, fLepOcu1.hap2, whole genome shotgun sequence includes:
- the LOC102685663 gene encoding carboxypeptidase A1-like, whose translation MKGLLLLAALFVAVFSQKLFVGDQVLRVTAKDEDQITLLQELSDLEDLQLEFWKEPRHPDLPIDVHVPFASLQAVKVFLESNSISYTVMVKDLQALLDEEQHQMKRFRSMPQDHNTDSFVYSTYHTLDEIYGWMDILVSEHPNLVSKIQIGQSFEGRPLYVLQFSTGGADRPSIWIDTGIHSREWVTQASGVWFAKKIATDYGRDASLTSILNKMDIFLEIVTNPDGYYFTHTSNRMWRKTRSTNPGSSCRGVDPNRNWDAGFGGAGASSNPCSETYRGPYAHSESEVKSIVDFVQSHGNFKAFVSIHSYSQMLLYPYGYTRTPARDQEELHNVATKAVTALSSLYQTNYRYGSIITTIYQASGGTIDWTYNQGIKYSFTFELRDSGRYGFLLPANQIIPTAQETWLALMAIMEHARDNPY comes from the exons ATGAAGGGGCTGCTGTTGCTCGCTGCTCTTTTTGTGGCTGTTTTCAGCCAGAAGCTGTTTGTGGG AGATCAGGTGCTGCGGGTAACAGCCaaagatgaagatcagatcacccTGTTACAGGAACTCTCGGACCTTGAAGACTTGCAG ttgGAATTCTGGAAGGAGCCAAGACATCCCGATCTCCCTATTGATGTTCATGTTCCATTTGCCAGCCTCCAAGCCGTCAAAGTGTTCTTAGAGTCCAACAGCATCTCCTACACTGTCATGGTTAAAGACCTGCAG GCACTGCTGGATGAAGAGCAACATCAGATGAAGAGATTTCGTTCAATGCCGCAAGACCACAACACTGACAGCTTTGTCTATTCCACCTACCACACTCTGGATGAG AtttatggatggatggatatactGGTTTCTGAGCACCCCAACCTGGTCAGCAAGATCCAAATTGGACAAAGTTTTGAGGGTCGTCCTTTATATGTGCTTCAG TTCAGCACTGGTGGAGCTGATCGTCCTTCAATTTGGATTGACACAGGCATCCACTCCAGAGAATGGGTCACCCAGGCCAGTGGAGTGTGGTTTGCAAAGAAG ATCGCAACAGACTACGGACGTGATGCTTCCCTTACCTCAATCCTCAACAAAATGGACATCTTCCTTGAGATTGTCACTAACCCAGATGGCTATTATTTTACACACACATCC AACCGTATGTGGCGTAAAACTCGATCTACAAACCCAGGATCATCCTGTAGGGGAGTAGACCCAAACAGAAACTGGGATGCTGgctttggag GGGCTGGTGCCAGCAGTAACCCTTGCTCCGAGACCTACCGTGGGCCGTATGCTCATTCCGAGTCGGAAGTGAAATCCATCGTGGACTTTGTGCAGAGTCACGGCAACTTCAAGGCCTTCGTCTCCATTCACAGTTACTCCCAGATGCTTCTTTATCCTTATGGATACACTAGAACTCCTGCCCGAGATCAAGAGGAACTG CATAACGTTGCAACAAAAGCTGTTACTGCTTTGTCCTCACTGTATCAAACCAACTACAGATATGGAAGTATTATCACTACCATCT ACCAGGCCAGTGGTGGCACTATTGACTGGACCTACAACCAAGGCATCAAATATTCCTTCACCTTTGAACTGAGGGACAGTGGTCGTTATGGCTTCCTGCTGCCAGCCAACCAAATCATTCCAACTGCACAGGAGACCTGGCTGGCTCTCATGGCCATCATGGAGCATGCCCGAGATAACCCTTACTAA